One segment of Theobroma cacao cultivar B97-61/B2 chromosome 9, Criollo_cocoa_genome_V2, whole genome shotgun sequence DNA contains the following:
- the LOC18590679 gene encoding probable receptor-like protein kinase At5g47070, which yields MKCFHFTNGERRGGGEDGGGVSRASSKVTWTRSLSVASSSVDTRRSEFDSESTRDFTSDYSAGSFCEFLIQRRANDLRLFSFAELKSATRGFSRALLIGEGGFGCVYRGVVKVPDEANDGRDLKLDVAIKQLNRHGFQGHKEWINEVNFLGVVKHPNLVRLVGYCGEDDERGIQRLLVYELMRNKSLEDHLLARMPLSFPLPWVTRLKIAQDAARGLAYLHEEMDFQLIFRDFKTSNILLDEDFNAKLSDFGLARQGPAEGLGHVSTTVVGTIGYAAPEYVQTGRLTAKSDVWSFGVVLYELITGRRALERNLPRSEQKLLEWVRPYVSDSKKFHLIVDPRLEGHYCIKSVQKLASLANKCLMKNPKSRPKMSEVVEMLGNIISETSSQDEGVSQSVSENEDVKEESEVETEAESTKQGHNYLKKVFDIREVISLRNRSVGKLDWRNWTPGLVRTW from the exons ATGAAGTGTTTTCATTTTACCAACGGGGAGAGGCGAGGCGGGGGAGAGGACGGCGGCGGAGTTTCCAGGGCGTCGTCGAAGGTGACGTGGACGAGGTCGTTAAGCGTGGCGTCAAGCAGCGTCGACACGCGTCGTTCCGAGTTCGACTCCGAGTCGACTAGGGACTTCACCTCGGACTACTCGGCGGGGAGTTTCTGCGAGTTCCTGATTCAGCGTCGAGCTAACGATCTGCGGTTGTTCTCATTCGCGGAGCTGAAGTCAGCTACCCGCGGGTTCAGTAGAGCTCTTTTGATTGGCGAAGGAGGGTTTGGGTGCGTTTACAGAGGTGTCGTTAAGGTTCCTGATGAAGCTAACGACGGTCGTGATTTGAAGTTGGATGTCGCCATCAAACAGCTCAATCGTCACGGTTTCCAG GGGCATAAGGAATGGATCAATGAAGTGAACTTTTTGGGTGTCGTTAAGCACCCGAATCTTGTAAGGTTGGTCGGATATTGCGGTGAGGATGATGAGAGAGGGATTCAAAGACTTCTGGTCTACGAGCTTATGCGAAACAAAAGCTTGGAGGATCATCTGTTGGCTCGAATGCCATTGTCATTTCCATTGCCTTGGGTGACAAGATTGAAAATTGCTCAAGATGCTGCCCGTGGATTGGCTTACCTGCATGAAGAAATGGATTTTCAG CTAATATTTCGAGATTTTAAAACATCAAATATTCTACTAGATGAGGACTTTAATGCGAAGCTCTCAGACTTTGGGCTGGCAAGGCAAGGACCTGCTGAAGGACTAGGCCATGTTTCAACAACA GTTGTGGGCACAATAGGTTATGCTGCCCCTGAGTACGTACAAACTGGCAGGCTAACCGCTAAGAGTGATGTTTGGAGCTTTGGGGTGGTTCTATACGAGCTCATCACTGGAAGGCGAGCGCTAGAGAGAAATCTTCCTCGAAGTGAGCAGAAGCTCCTTGAATGGGTGAGACCTTATGTGTCAGATTCAAAGAAATTCCACCTTATTGTAGATCCTCGTCTTGAAGGACATTATTGCATCAAATCAGTTCAGAAACTAGCATCCCTAGCAAACAAATGTTTAATGAAAAACCCAAAATCCCGCCCTAAAATGAGCGAGGTGGTTGAGATGCTAGGCAACATTATAAGTGAGACTTCATCTCAGGATGAAGGTGTCTCTCAATCAGTCAGTGAAAATGAAGATGTGAAGGAAGAAAGTGAAGTAGAGACTGAGGCCGAGTCTACCAAGCAAGGGCACAATTACCTGAAGAAGGTTTTTGATATCAGAGAAGTAATTAGCTTAAGAAACAGATCAGTTGGAAAGTTAGATTGGAGAAATTGGACACCTGGGCTGGTGAGGACTTGGTGA
- the LOC18590683 gene encoding pentatricopeptide repeat-containing protein At4g11690 — protein sequence MLQTPQTLVLILKMVKNPPLKALSLFNSSILQGLQHTPESMAFTLDILLSSNMLLHSQSIILQIISGRILSPFFTSLSLFQHLTQPNLYPNSMNQTLLYESIINAHVQSQLPDQAIYYFNQMVDRNLVLGPNTLNNILSFLIKFDSFDKAWMLFTKSKGRVKLDVYSFGIMIKGCCEAGDLSKSFELLGQVEELGLSPNVVLYTTLIDGCCKNGDFEQAKMLFCRMEELGLVPNEYTYTVLINGFFKKGLKKDGFLLYEKMQLNGVIPNLYTYNCVMTEYCSEGKVSKAFEMFGEMRERGVACNVVTYNILIGGLCRETKVWDAEKLVDQMTRAGISPNLITYNSLIDGFCNVGKLEKAMYLFNQLKTKGQSPSLVTYNILISGFSRARDSAAVAGLVKEMEERGIRPSKVTHTIVIHAFIRSENTERAVELYLFMQKAGLVPDVYTFGVLIHGLCTKGNMKEAWKLIKSMDEMQLKPNDVIYNTMIHGYCKEGSSYRALRLLQEMCEKGLVPNVASYSSTIGLLYKDGKWQEAEALLKEIVESGLKPTVSIYNLISKPKHLT from the coding sequence ATGCTCCAAACCCCTCAAACCCTAGTtctcattttaaaaatggtgAAGAACCCACCTCTTAAAGCTCTCTCGCTCTTCAACTCTTCAATTCTCCAAGGTCTTCAACACACCCCTGAATCCATGGCGTTTACTCTAGACATTCTCCTTTCTTCCAACATGCTCCTACATTCTCAGTCCATTATCCTCCAGATTATATCTGGTAGAATCTTGTCTCCTTTCTTCACTTCCTTGTCTCTGTTCCAACATTTAACTCAGCCCAACTTGTATCCCAACTCAATGAATCAAACCCTTCTCTATGAATCAATAATCAATGCCCATGTTCAATCTCAGTTACCTGATCAAGCCATATATTATTTCAATCAAATGGTAGACAGAAACCTTGTCCTTGGACCCAATACTTTGAATAATATACTGagttttcttataaaatttgattcttttgatAAAGCTTGGATGCTTTTTACCAAGTCCAAGGGGAGGGTTAAGTTGGACGTTTATAGTTTTGGGATAATGATCAAAGGATGTTGCGAGGCAGGTGATTTAAGCAAAAGTTTTGAGCTTTTAGGTCAGGTAGAAGAATTGGGTTTGTCTCCAAATGTTGTTTTATACACTACTTTGATTGATGGGTGTTGTAAAAATGGTGACTTTGAGCAGGCAAAAATGTTGTTTTGCAGAATGGAGGAGCTTGGGTTGGTTCCCAATGAGTATACATACACAGTTTTAATCAATGGATTCTTTAAAAAAGGACTTAAAAAAGATGGGTTTTTGCTATACGAGAAGATGCAGCTCAATGGGGTGATTCCTAATTTATATACTTACAATTGTGTGATGACTGAGTATTGCAGTGAGGGAAAAGTAAGTAAAGCTTTCGAGATGTTTGGTGAAATGCGTGAAAGAGGAGTAGCATGTAATGTTGTTACATACAATATTTTGATTGGAGGATTGTGTAGAGAGACAAAAGTTTGGGATGCTGAGAAGTTGGTGGATCAAATGACGAGGGCTGGTATAAGTCCAAATTTGATTACATATAACTCGCTAATAGATGGTTTTTGCAATGTTGGAAAGTTGGAGAAGGCTATGtatttatttaatcaattgAAGACGAAGGGTCAATCTCCATCTTTGGTGACTTATAACATTCTCATTTCTGGTTTTTCTAGAGCAAGAGACTCGGCAGCAGTTGCTGGTTTGGTAAAGGAAATGGAGGAGAGAGGCATAAGGCCTTCTAAAGTAACACATACAATCGTAATTCATGCATTCATTAGATCAGAAAACACAGAGAGAGCAGTTGAGTTATATTTGTTTATGCAGAAGGCTGGTCTGGTCCCAGATGTTTATACCTTTGGTGTCTTGATTCATGGGTTGTGCACAAAGGGCAATATGAAGGAAGCCTGGAAACTAATTAAATCAATGGACGAAATGCAGTTGAAGCCAAATGATGTGATATACAACACAATGATTCACGGGTATTGCAAAGAAGGTAGCTCCTATAGAGCCCTGAGGCTGCTTCAAGAAATGTGTGAGAAGGGGCTGGTTCCTAATGTTGCTAGCTACAGCTCTACTATTGGACTTCTTTACAAGGATGGGAAGTGGCAAGAGGCTGAGGCTTTATTGAAAGAGATTGTTGAGTCGGGTTTGAAACCTACTGTCTCTATATATAATCTAATCTCTAAACCCAAACACCTTACATAG
- the LOC18590684 gene encoding methyl-CpG-binding domain-containing protein 5 isoform X1: MSNPVKSSAADLTPDPLLKSGLFIDANGQNRSSKPTNPPNGSSPYGAQPEARSSPLAVAKGKRRVVPPETWLPAGWLVEDRVRTSGATAGTVDKYYVDPSSGRKFRSKKEVLYFIETGITPTKRKKGMETSGTEEVSTGISADTKQRKSEKKTKPLNFDFTNVPEKVDWLLTNASVDSWTPFLGDEQVPESTRQDWAAAFTFLTASNRRKPMF; the protein is encoded by the exons ATGTCAAACCCGGTTAAATCCTCTGCAGCCGATTTAACGCCCGATCCGCTTCTCAAATCCGGACTCTTCATCGACGCCAATGGCCAGAACCGATCATCTAAGCCGACAAACCCTCCCAATGGTTCGAGTCCATATGGCGCCCAACCGGAGGCGCGCTCGTCGCCCTTGGCGGTAGCCAAGGGGAAGCGTCGAGTGGTGCCGCCAGAGACTTGGTTGCCTGCTGGATGGTTGGTCGAAGATAGGGTTCGGACCTCCGGTGCCACAGCTGGAACGGTTGATAAG TATTATGTTGATCCATCCTCAGGGCGTAAATTCAGATCGAAGAAAGAAGTGCTTTACTTTATAGAAACTGGAATCACCCCAActaaaaggaagaaaggaatGGAGACTTCTGGCACTGAAGAGGTT TCTACGGGTATCTCTGCAGATACCAAACAGAGGAAGTCtgagaaaaaaacaaagccTTTGAACTTTGATTTCACTAATGTGCCTGAGAAAGTTGATTGGTTGTTGACAAATGCCTCTGTGGACTCGTGGACTCCCTTCCTTGGGGATGAGCAAGTGCCCGAATCTACTAGACAAGATTGGGCTGCTGCATTTACATTCCTAACAGCCAGTAATCGCAGAAAACCAATGTTTTGA
- the LOC18590684 gene encoding methyl-CpG-binding domain-containing protein 5 isoform X2: MSNPVKSSAADLTPDPLLKSGLFIDANGQNRSSKPTNPPNGSSPYGAQPEARSSPLAVAKGKRRVVPPETWLPAGWLVEDRVRTSGATAGTVDKYYVDPSSGRKFRSKKEVLYFIETGITPTKRKKGMETSGTEESTGISADTKQRKSEKKTKPLNFDFTNVPEKVDWLLTNASVDSWTPFLGDEQVPESTRQDWAAAFTFLTASNRRKPMF, from the exons ATGTCAAACCCGGTTAAATCCTCTGCAGCCGATTTAACGCCCGATCCGCTTCTCAAATCCGGACTCTTCATCGACGCCAATGGCCAGAACCGATCATCTAAGCCGACAAACCCTCCCAATGGTTCGAGTCCATATGGCGCCCAACCGGAGGCGCGCTCGTCGCCCTTGGCGGTAGCCAAGGGGAAGCGTCGAGTGGTGCCGCCAGAGACTTGGTTGCCTGCTGGATGGTTGGTCGAAGATAGGGTTCGGACCTCCGGTGCCACAGCTGGAACGGTTGATAAG TATTATGTTGATCCATCCTCAGGGCGTAAATTCAGATCGAAGAAAGAAGTGCTTTACTTTATAGAAACTGGAATCACCCCAActaaaaggaagaaaggaatGGAGACTTCTGGCACTGAAGAG TCTACGGGTATCTCTGCAGATACCAAACAGAGGAAGTCtgagaaaaaaacaaagccTTTGAACTTTGATTTCACTAATGTGCCTGAGAAAGTTGATTGGTTGTTGACAAATGCCTCTGTGGACTCGTGGACTCCCTTCCTTGGGGATGAGCAAGTGCCCGAATCTACTAGACAAGATTGGGCTGCTGCATTTACATTCCTAACAGCCAGTAATCGCAGAAAACCAATGTTTTGA
- the LOC18590682 gene encoding triosephosphate isomerase, cytosolic has translation MARKFFVGGNWKCNGTTEEVKKIVTTLNEAEVPSEDVVEVVVSPPFVFLNLVKSLLRSDFHVAAQNCWVRKGGAFTGEVSAEMLVNLNIPWVIIGHSERRALLNESNEFVGDKVAYALSQGLKVIACIGETLEQRESGSTMAVVAAQTKAIADKVTNWENVVLAYEPVWAIGTGKVATPAQAQEVHCELRKWLRDNVGAGVAASTRIIYGGSVNGANCKELAAQPDVDGFLVGGASLKPEFIDIIKAATVKKN, from the exons ATGGCTCGCAAGTTCTTCGTCGGCGGCAACTGGAAATGC AATGGGACAACTGAGGAGGTTAAGAAGATTGTTACCACATTGAATGAAGCTGAAGTTCCTTCTGAGGATGTTGTGG AGGTTGTTGTGAGCCCTCCATTTGTGTTTCTTAACCTTGTGAAAAGCCTGTTGCGTTCCGATTTCCATGTTGCTGCTCAGAACTGTTGGGTTCGCAAAGGTGGTGCTTTTACTGGAGAAGTTAG TGCTGAGATGCTTGTTAATCTGAACATTCCATGGGTTATCATTGGTCACTCCGAGAGAAGGGCTCTCTTGAATGAGTCCAATGAG TTTGTTGGAGACAAAGTAGCATATGCACTTTCTCAAGGCTTGAAAGTGATTGCATGCATTGGAGAGACTCTCGAACAGCGAGAATCAGGCTCTACCATGGCTGTTGTTGCTGCACAAACCAAAGCAATTGCTG ATAAAGTAACAAATTGGGAGAATGTTGTTTTGGCTTATGAACCTGTTTGGGCCATTGGTACAGGGAAGGTTGCAACCCCTGCTCAGGCTCAGGAA GTTCATTGTGAATTGAGGAAATGGCTTCGTGACAATGTTGGTGCTGGAGTTGCTGCATCAACTAGAATCATATATGGAG GTTCTGTAAATGGAGCAAACTGCAAGGAATTGGCTGCACAACCAGATGTGGATGGCTTTTTGGTTGGTGGAGCTTCTCTAAAG CCCGAGTTCATTGATATCATCAAGGCTGCCACCGTGAAAAAGAACTGA
- the LOC18590681 gene encoding protein kinase APK1B, chloroplastic: MGICLSARIKAESPSSTGLSSKYVSGDGKDMSSTSSKVSSVSVPLTPRSEGEILLSPNLKSFSFADLKMATRNFRPDSVLGEGGFGSVFKGWIDENSLTAAKPGTGIVIAVKRLNQDGFQGHKEWLAEVNYLGQLYHPHLVKLIGYCLEDEHRLLVYEFMPRGSLENHLFRRGSYFQPLSWSLRLKVALGAAKGLAFLHSAETKVIYRDFKTSNILLDSNYNAKLSDFGLAKDGPTGDKSHVSTRVMGTYGYAAPEYLATGHLTARSDVYSFGVVLLEMLSGRRAVDKNRPSGEHNLVEWAKPYLANKRKQFRVLDNRLEGQYSMEGAHKAATLALRCLSIDAKFRPRMNEVVTALEQLQNSNESGSNQIDISSTPRVRRRSAGDAIGGKSTVAYPRPSASPLYD; encoded by the exons atggggATATGCTTGAGTGCCAGAATTAAAGCTGAGAGCCCCAGTAGCACAG GGCTGAGTTCAAAGTATGTTAGTGGTGATGGGAAAGATATGAGCAGTACAAGCAGCAAAGTCTCATCAGTTTCTGTGCCTCTGACACCTCGGAGTGAGGGTGAGATCTTGCTGTCTCCCAATTTGAAAAGTTTCAGTTTTGCCGATCTGAAAATGGCCACCAGGAATTTTCGTCCAGATAGTGTGCTAGGGGAAGGCGGTTTTGGCTCAGTGTTTAAGGGGTGGATTGATGAAAATTCACTTACTGCTGCCAAGCCTGGAACTGGCATAGTTATTGCAGTGAAAAGGCTTAACCAAGACGGGTTCCAAGGTCACAAGGAGTGGTTG GCAGAGGTGAATTATCTGGGACAGCTTTATCATCCTCATCTTGTGAAATTGATTGGATATTGCTTGGAGGATGAACATCGTCTGTTGGTGTATGAATTCATGCCTCGTGGCAGCTTGGAGAATCATTTGTTCAGGA GAGGTTCTTATTTCCAGCCTCTTTCCTGGAGCCTTCGCTTGAAGGTTGCTCTTGGCGCTGCAAAGGGGCTTGCCTTTCTTCACAGTGCTGAAACGAAAGTGATATATCGTGACTTCAAGACTTCCAACATCTTGCTTGATTCA AACTACAATGCAAAGCTTTCTGATTTTGGGTTGGCCAAAGATGGGCCTACAGGTGATAAGAGCCATGTTTCTACCAGGGTTATGGGGACCTATGGATATGCGGCGCCAGAGTATCTAGCCACAG GTCATCTGACTGCCAGGAGTGATGTCTATAGTTTTGGAGTTGTGCTGCTAGAGATGTTATCTGGCCGCAGAGCAGTTGATAAGAATCGACCATCTGGAGAACATAATCTGGTGGAATGGGCCAAACCTTACCTGGCCAACAAACGTAAACAATTCCGTGTCCTAGATAACCGCCTTGAAGGCCAGTATTCAATGGAAGGAGCCCATAAGGCTGCTACCCTTGCTTTGCGATGCCTGTCCATTGATGCCAAGTTCAGACCAAGAATGAATGAGGTTGTAACAGCATTGGAGCAGCTCCAAAATTCCAATGAATCTGGAAGTAATCAGATCGATATCAGCAGCACACCCCGGGTACGTAGGCGAAGTGCAGGTGATGCTATTGGTGGAAAGAGTACCGTGGCGTACCCTAGGCCATCTGCTTCCCCTCTTTATGACTGA